The sequence CTTCTGCCTTACAACCTTCAGGCTTCAACAAATCAGCGATTTTCTTCGAGATTTGCTCGGGCGTAAACTGACGGTAAATTTCTTTCACGTAGTTCACTATCTCTTCTTTCGGAAGATTTTGCTGTGCCTTACATTTATTATATACCTCGTCGATCAATTGCTCCTTATTGTGATCTTTCAACAATTCGATCACGGCATTGAAGGCAATAAATTTACCTAATACGGCCATGTCGATACCGTAGCAGTCGGGGTAACGAATCTGAGGAGCTGAAGAAATAACGATGATGCGTTTCGGGTTCAAGCGATCGAGAATTTTCAGGATGCTGTTTTTCAACGTGGTTCCGCGAACAATCGAGTCATCGATAATCACCAATGTATCGGTATTTTCTTTCACCACGCCGTAAGTCACGTCGTAAACGTGCGCAACCAAGTCATCGCGACTTGCATCGTCAGCAATAAACGTACGCAGCTTGGCATCTTTAATCGCGATTTTTTCAACACGCGGCTCCAGCGAAATGATGTTCTCCAAGTCTTCTTCGGAGATGCTTCCGTTTTTCGCACGGATTTGCTCCTTTTTCCAGATCATCAAATGATCCCGAATCCCCTGCATCATACCGTAAAAGGCAGTTTCCGCAGTGTTTGGAATATAGGAGAAAACCGTATTTTTAATATCGTAGTTAATTTCTTTCAAAATTTGCGGTGCCAGCAAATGGCCCAGCGCTTTCCGTTCCTGGTAGATATCTTTATCACTACCACGCGAGAAATAAATCCGTTCAAACGAACAAGATTTCCGTTTGTGCGGCACACGAACAATATGATTAGAAACACTTCCGTCTTTCTTAATAATCAGCGCTTCTCCCGGTTTGATCTGGTGCACATCGCTACCTTTCACATTCATCACCGTTTGAATTACCGGACGTTCTGATGCCACCACAACGATTTCGTCATCAATATAATAGTGAGCCGGACGAATACCCCAAGGGTCGCGGGCAACAAAGGCGTCACCATGACCAATCAAACCGGCCATTGCATAACCACCATCCCAATCCTTGCTGGCATTTTCGAGAATACTCTGAACGTCCAATGTTTTTTCGATCAACGGAGAAATCTCGCGATTCGAGAATCCTTCATTTTTATATTGACGGAAACGGAATTGGTTTTCTTCATCCAGGAAGTGGCCTACTTTTTCCAGTGCTGTTACCGTATCAGTGTAGTTTTTCGGGTGCTGTCCCAAGTCAATCAACTTCTGGAAAAGCTCGTCGGTATTTGTCAGGTTGAAGTTACCCGCCAACACCAATGTACGCGATTTCCAGTTATTCTGACGCATGACCGGGTGCACAAAATCGATGCTATTGTTTCCAAAAGTACCGTAGCGAAGGTGCCCCAAATACAGTTCGCCCGCGTAAGGCAGGTGTTCATACACCCATTTCAAATCAGACAGATCTTTGCCGGACTTCATCGCTTTTTTCACCGATTTACCAACTTTGGCAAACACATCCTGAATTGGATTTTGCTCAATAGAACGGTAACGATGAATGTATTCCTGTCCCGGCTTCAGGTTCATTTTAACACTAACCACACCAGCACCATCCTGCCCGCGGTTGTGTTGTTTCTCCATCAAAAGATAAAGCTTGTTCAAGCCATATTGCCATGTTCCGTACTTCTCCTGGTAGTAACTCAACGGCTTCCTCAACCGGATCAGGGCAATACCACATTCGTGTTTAATCAATTCACTCATTACTAGTTTGAATCTGCAGTGTATAATTTTGGAAACTGAATCAAATCCGGCACAATAAACGCATTCGGATAATTCTTTTTAATTTTCTCTTTTAGTCTCAAAGCTTCACTCTTGGTCCGGCAATCGCCAATGCGGATTTTAAAGTTGGGGCTTTGGAAAGACATGTAAGCAGGCACATCCGGAAAAATCCGAAGGAAATCAGTTCGAACTTTCATCGCTTCCTGGCGTGCACTGGTTCCCGAACTGAAAAAAATCTCGAGACGAAAACCATCGGTTCCGCCTTTCTTTTTATTCATTTCGATGTGATTGTTCAACAACGTATCGATACGGGAATCTTGCTGAACGTCAATTCGGTTCAGGATTGTGGCTCCACCGGAAGTTGCGGCAGGCTTGTAGGTCATCTCCTGAGCAGAAACACTCAAATGAAATAATAAAAAGATGATCCCAACAATTGGTAACTTCATAGAGGCGACTTTTAAAGCTGCAAATATAATGCGAATTGCTTTAATACAAGAATTACACCATTGTAATGCGGGCGAAATTTGAAAAAATTCACATTTATTTTTTCACGCTGCTAACCATCTCCAAAATCGAATGCACAAACAACTCACCTAATGACGTTTATACCTCCTTTCACAGCCCTCGATCATAATTTATTTTGATTAAAAAGGATCGCACAAAAATACCGCCCACCAATTCTTTTCTCATATTTGTCAACAATTAATGAATTCGGTAAGCTTTACCAAACCCAAAACCGTTTATTACAGTACAATTCACTATTTTCACAACATTATGAGCGATTTGATCAATGATTTCAGAGAATACCGGGAGAAGATGAACGAGAAAATTCTTGGTTCCGGCAACAAAGTAATGAAGCGAATCTACGGGGTAGATACATTGGCTTACCAGGAAGGAGCTCTCTCCACGCAAACAAAAGAAATGCTCGGATTGGTTTCTTCAATGGTCTTGCGCTGCGACGATTGTATCAAATATCACCTTGAAAAATGCCATGAACTGGGGCTGACCACCGATGAAATTTTCGAAGTATTCTCCATCGCAAACCTTGTCGGAGGGACAATTGTTATTCCTCATACCCGGCGAGCCGTTGAATATTGGGAAGCGCTGAACGAGAAAGCAGGAATTAATGCAAAATCTTAAATTGTAAGTTTATGATAGCTATAAGTGCAACAGATAAAAAACTCACCGCCAGCATGGACATCCGTTTTGGCAGAAGTCCGTACTTTTTATTGACCGATGGAGTTGTGACCCGTTTCATCAGCAACCCTTTTTGTCAGGACGATGATGATGTCGCACCGAGAGTTGTGGAACTTCTGAGCAAACAGGAAGTTTCGAAGATCGTAACCGGCGAAATTGGCCCCAAAGCAAAAGCCAGTCTCGATAAAAACCGGATCCAGGTTATCATGCTCACCGAAGATAAAATCAGCCTGCAGCATGTTTTGAAAAAGATGAACATGTCGAAGTAGCTACTTTGAAAGCTGCTTCCGTTCCACATACAATTCCCTGTTCAGAAACGGAATGATTGCCAACATTGCTGCCTGATGGTATAAAATTTCCCGGGTTAACCGATCGCTAGTCAACAGTCCAACAGCACCATTTTGTTGTTTCGAATTTTGCTGATTGAAAACCAGATCATCAGCATCGCCAAGCTCCATCCCGCTAAAAATTAGTTCTCTGATTTGCGGCGGAAGTTCGAATGTGGCCGTGCGGGCATGTGATTCAAATTCGTGATTCGCGATCACAATCCAGGCAAATGCAAATAAGCGATCGTTGTGCAGCGCGACGCCGCCTTCTATTCCGGCATAAAAATCTGCTCCCTGAATTTCGTTTCGGGCTTCAGCAGCGCGATTAATCGCTCCCTGCAGTGTCTCATCTTCGTCCATTGGCTGATCGGAAACACCGGAAGAAACCGTTACGGGAACCACCTCCAACGCATCGTCGAAGCAGGCTGAAAAGGATTTTAATATTGCATTAACTTTTACCGGATTTTTGGAGGCTACAACTATTTTCATACGATAATCGAATCGGGTTAGAGGCAATAAAGCTACCTTTACTCGTTGAATATTCAAACTAAAATTACGAAGAATGCTTATCAGGAAAGCTCGGCCCGAAGATGCCTCAACAATCGCTGGTTTTCAACTGGCCATGGCGCTCGAAACCGAAGACTTACAACTCGACAAAAAAACAGTCAACAAAGGAGTTGATGCTGTATTTGAAGACCCGTCCAAAGGAAATTATTACATCGCGGAAATTGAAGGACATGTGGTGGCCTCGCTGCTAACCACTTTCGAGTGGAGCGACTGGCGCAACGGAACCGTGCTTTGGATTCAGTCGGTTTACGTCCTGCCCGATTTTCGGAAGATTGGCATTTACACCTCCATGTACCAGCACATTCAACAATTGGTGATGGACAACGACGACCTGAAAGGAATTCGCCTGTACGCAGAAAAAACAAACGACACGGCTCACCTGGTTTACGAAAAATCAGGAATGAGTGCCGAACATTATCAACTATACGAGTGGTTAAAATAGAATTATGGAACGCAAGCCTTTATCCCCCGAAGTACGCAAACAAATTATTATTGCTCAGCGCACAGAGATCACAGAATATCATGTTTACAAACGACTGGCAGGAATTGTCAAGGACAAAGAAAATTCAGCCGTTTTGTCGAAGATAGCAGATGACGAGCTGCGACACTACAAGATTTGGGAAAAATACTCGGGCCGGGAAGTCAGCCCAAGCAAATGGGGAATCCGTAAATTTTACTGGATCGCACGCCTTTTCGGGATAACCTTCGGTATTAAACTATTGGAGAAAGCAGAAGAACGTGCCCAGGTAAATTACCACGAAATTGGTCGGGAGATCCCCGAAGCAATCGCCATTGGCAAGGAAGAAACCGAGCACGAAAACAAATTGATCGCCATGATCCATGAAGAAAAGCTGGAATACATCGGCTCAATTGTTCTGGGGTTGAACGACGCCTTGGTGGAGATTCTGGGAACATTGGCGGGTTTGACATTTGCACTTCAAAACACCAAACTCGTAGCCTTGGCGGGTATCATTGCAGGTATTGCCGGCGCATTGTCGATGTCATCGTCTGAATATCTGTCCAACAAATCGGAGGGAAACCATGACGGTGCTTTAAAATCGGCGTTCTTCACAGGCATCGCCTACTTTGTTGCGGTAGTGTTCCTGGTCGTTCCGTACCTGATTTTTACCTCACCGTTCGTAGCACTGATCGTCGCGGTGATCGATTCAATTCTGGTTGTTTTCTTTTACAGTTATTATATTTCCATTGCAAACGATCAACCGTTCCGCAAACGATTTACCGAAATGGTTGTTCTTAGTACGGTGGTTGGATTGATTTCTTTCGGATTGGGATACCTGGTCCGCGTTCTGTTCGGCATCGACGTCTAAACACTTATTCGGATTTCTGAAAAGGACTTAATGTGAGCACGAAACTTAAGAAAATGATCCTGGAGGGTGAACATCAAACCCAGGACTTTAAATATTGTATCAGCGATTCGCGAAAAATTGCTCGTTCCCTGGTTGCATTTGCCAATACCGATGGCGGCCGTTTGCTGATCGGGGTGAAAGACAACGGGAATATAGCCGGCGTGCGTTCGGAAGAGGAATATTACATGATTGAATCAGCTGCGACAATTTACAGCAAACCACCGATCAAGTTCAGCTCGCAACAACATTTCATCGATAATAAAGTGGTGCTGGAAATTATTGTTGAAAGCAGCACCGACAAACCCCATTTTGCCAAAGACGAAAACGACAAATGGTGGGCTTATTACCGCCTGAAAGATGAAAATAAATTGGCCAACAAAGTCATGATAGAGGTTTGGAAGAAGCAGAGAAGCCCGGAAGGAATTTTCATCAATTACTCAGATGATGAACGCTTTCTACTGGATTACCTTTCCCGAAACGAAAGCATCAGCCATTCCGCTTTTTCCCGAAAAGCCCGCATAACTTACATTGATGCTGAAAAAATTCTTTCCGATTTTATCGTCCTCGGAATCCTTCAACCCGTCTTTGGAGAACAACAAATTCGTTATGCTTTAGCCGACGATTTCGACCGCGAAAGCTGGGACAGACAGGAATCAGCGTAAAAAAGTTTTCACATTATTGTAATTTTTGTTTGACCGCTTTACAAATAGTTAAACATATTTTTACAGCCTTAGAACAAACAATGAACATGAAAAGAATTTTAGTATTTGCATTTGCGCTCGCCGTCTCCACGGCCAGCTTTGCCCAGGAAAACTACAAGACAATTACCAAAGAAGATTCACTCAGAACTTATCACGGTAACATCAGCTACCCGGTAAAAACGTATCCGGACGCTCCTAAAACAAAAAAGCCTAAGAACATCATTTTTATGATTGGCGATGGTATGGGAACGGCTCAAATCTATGCCGGATTGACTGCCAATCACGGGCACCTGTTCCTCGACAATTTCAAACACGTTGGTTTTTCCAAAACCCGTTCTGCCAGTGACTACATTACCGACTCGGCTGCAGGGGGTACAGCACTTTCAAGCGGCTACCGCACCTACAACGGAGCAATTGGTGTCGACACCGATACGGTTGCACACAAAACCATGCTCGAGATCGCTGAAGACAAAGGAAAGGCAACCGGCTTGGTTTCAACCTCGGCAATAACACACGCCACTCCCGCTTCCTTTATTGCTCATCAACCATCGCGTAACATGTACGAAGCAATTGCCGGTGACTTTTTGAAAACAGATATCGACGTTTTTATTGGCGGTGGCTACAAGCATTTCACAGATCGCAAGGATGGCAAAGATCTGACCGTTGACCTGAAAAAGAAAGGCTACACTGTTTTGCAGGACATGAATGACATTGAAAAAGTAAAATCAGGAAAATTAGCCGGACTGACAGCGGCAGAGCACAACCCCGTAGCATCAAAACGTGGCGACATGCTGCCACGCGCTACTGAAACGGCTCTGAATATTCTGAGCAAAAACAAAAAAGGCTTTTTCATCATGGTCGAAGGATCGCAAATCGACTGGGGTGGCCACCAAAATAACACCAACTACGTGGTGGAAGAAATGCTCGACTTTGACCAGGCAATTGGCAAAGCGCTTGAGTTTGCAGCTAAGGATGGCGAAACCCTGATCGTGATCACAGCCGACCATGAAACCGGAGGAATGGCAATTACAGGCGGCGATATGGAAACCGGAATGGTACAAGGATCATTCATCTACGGACACCACACCGGCGTAATGGTACCTGTATTTGCGTTTGGACCGGGCGCAGATGAGTTCACCGGAATCATGAAAAACGAAGACATCGGTAAAAAACTGATCCAACTCGTTTCTGGTAACGAATAGTCAGATTTCCCGACCAAAATATCAATAGAAAGTCCGGTAACAAATGTTGCCGGACTTTTTATTTCCGGCTTATTTAAAACCGCTCCAAATTATAGTGACAGCGGACTTGAACAAGGTCAAAAGAGGCATTTTTTATAGTTTTGCAGCTTACAAATCCCGCACATGTTCTACACAACCATCATCATATTAGCGATGGGATTGTCGGTTGATTCGTTCGCAGTTTCTGTAACGAGCGGCCTCAGTCTTCCCAAAATCCGATTCTTCGAGGCTGTAAAACTGGCTTTTCTCATGGCATTATTTCAAGCCGCCATGCCAGTTATCGGCTGGTTCCTGGAAGCCAGTGTTCGCAACTACATTGAGCCGGTTGACCACTGGATTGCATTCGGGCTACTTGGACTACTTGGCGGGAAAATGATCATTGAAAACCTCAGAATAAAAGAAGAGAAAAAATTCCTTGATCCCATGATTTTCCGTGTTGCGCTCATGCTTGCCTTTGCAACCAGCATTGATGCCATGGCCGTGGGCTTCAGCCTGGCAATGATTATGGAGAAGCTGACACCAATTGTCCTCATCATTGGCAGCATCACGTTTATTGCCTCCATGCTGGGAATCTTAATCGGTAAAAAGACAGGCCCGAAAGTCTCAAAATACGCCGAAATTACTGGCGGAATCATTCTAATCGCCATCGGCCTGAAAATACTTCTTGAACATTTGCAGGCTTCTTGATACATTTGGGGGCTTAAATTGTGCGCTTCATGCCCCATGAGATCGGAAATTATTTAATCACCCCGTTGGGGATATTCTTGCTGGTGTCCGGTGCTGCCGGCATTTTTCTGGCATTGTATATTTCGAAATTCAAGCAATCGCCAGGCATCGGCTATTTGGCTATGCTGCAGCTCTCGACTGCCATTTGGACCATCTTTTATTTTCTCGAATATTCCGCCATCAAGTTGGACGACCGATTGTTTTGGTCAAAACTCTCGTACATCGGAATTGCATTCATCCCGGTCTGGTTCTACCTGTTTTCAGTCAATTTCGAATCGAGACAAAAGAAGGTCTCGCAAAAGTTGGCACTGCCATTGATCTTTGTTTCTTCAATTTTTATCGGCATCGTTTTCACCAACGACTACCACCACATGCACTGGCAGTCGGCTAAAATTGACAGTGAATTCCAGACCACAATCTATCAATACGGCCCATTCTTCTGGCTTATCTTTGTGTACATCTACGGCTTTCTGATTGCCAGCATTATTAATATACTGAATCTCATCAGACGCTACAGTGCGCAAATTCACAGCGCTGTCTGGTTAATGATCCTCGCCTGCCTCATCCCGGTTTTAGGGAACATCATGTATGTGTTCAAACTGAATCCGGTGCCTGGCTTTGATTGGACACCGACTTGCTTTTTCGCTACTGGTTCAATTCTGGCATACATCAACATCCGCTTCGGATTGATCGACCTGATTCCTTTTGCCCGTCAGAAGCTTATCGATGTGATGGACGATGGATTTCTGCTTATCGACATCAATTATCGGGTTGCCGATATCAATCAATCGTTACTGAATCGAATCAGCCGTTCCCGCGAGGAGGTTTTGGGGAAACATCTGACTGAGGTCTTCCCCGGACGCGAAGAACTTATCGACCAAATCGCACTGAGTGAACAAGTTTCGCGGATTGAGATAACCACTTTGCTGAGCCCCGACAAAAAGCATCTGGACATGCGGGCAACACCGATTTTCGACAAGTACAACGTGATGAGCGGGCAGGTCGTTATTTTCCGCGACATTACCACCCTGAAAAATCACGAAACAACGATCCTGAAAACCAATTCTCAGCTGAAACAGGAAATTACGGAGAAAGAAAAACTCATCGGCGACCTTGATAATTTCGCCAACACGGTGGCTCACGACTTAAAGAATACCATTGGTGTGGTTGTGTCGCTTTCGGAAATGATCGAACAGGAAATTGCCGAGAAAAACTACGGGGCTGTCGCTGATTTGAACAAACTTGTTTTCGGATCGGCAAGCAAAACGCTCTACATTATGGAGGAACTGCTGACCATGTCGACCATCCGCCAACAGGACATTACCAAACAAACGGTGGACATGAATTCGGTTGTAGAAGAATCAATCACCAGACTTTCGAGCTTGATTGAATCGAGCCAGACAACCATTGTCAAGCCAGACCATTGGCCTTCAACCCAAGCTATCCCCTCCTGGATTGAAGAAGTCTGGGTGAATTTTATCAGCAACGCCGTAAAATACGGAGGCGCACCACCGGTAATTAAGATGGGGGCTGAACAACTTTACTCCGAAAACAAAGTCAAGTACTGGATTAAAGACAATGGCAACGGCCTATCGACTGATGATCAGGCTAAACTTTTCACCAAGTTCACGCGACTTGAAGCGAGCCGTGCACACGGAACGGGACTCGGCTTATCAATCGTTAAACGAATTATAGAAAAGCTCGACGGTGAAGTTGGCGTATTCAGCGATGCTATTCCCGGCGAGGGCTGCCTGTTCTACTTCATTTTGCCAGGCAATTAATCAATTGACTATCTTTTGCCCTTTCCTTTTCTGAACTTCTTGGTTTTGGAAAGATGTGCCGGTGGATTTACCGGCGTATTTTTCGATTGTCCCGGGCGCCGTTTCTTCTCGTGGAATGCACCTTTGAAGGTCGGATCTTCCAATTTCTT is a genomic window of Mangrovibacterium diazotrophicum containing:
- the yjjX gene encoding inosine/xanthosine triphosphatase; the encoded protein is MKIVVASKNPVKVNAILKSFSACFDDALEVVPVTVSSGVSDQPMDEDETLQGAINRAAEARNEIQGADFYAGIEGGVALHNDRLFAFAWIVIANHEFESHARTATFELPPQIRELIFSGMELGDADDLVFNQQNSKQQNGAVGLLTSDRLTREILYHQAAMLAIIPFLNRELYVERKQLSK
- a CDS encoding SPOR domain-containing protein; translation: MKLPIVGIIFLLFHLSVSAQEMTYKPAATSGGATILNRIDVQQDSRIDTLLNNHIEMNKKKGGTDGFRLEIFFSSGTSARQEAMKVRTDFLRIFPDVPAYMSFQSPNFKIRIGDCRTKSEALRLKEKIKKNYPNAFIVPDLIQFPKLYTADSN
- a CDS encoding GNAT family N-acetyltransferase, coding for MLIRKARPEDASTIAGFQLAMALETEDLQLDKKTVNKGVDAVFEDPSKGNYYIAEIEGHVVASLLTTFEWSDWRNGTVLWIQSVYVLPDFRKIGIYTSMYQHIQQLVMDNDDLKGIRLYAEKTNDTAHLVYEKSGMSAEHYQLYEWLK
- a CDS encoding amidophosphoribosyltransferase, whose translation is MSELIKHECGIALIRLRKPLSYYQEKYGTWQYGLNKLYLLMEKQHNRGQDGAGVVSVKMNLKPGQEYIHRYRSIEQNPIQDVFAKVGKSVKKAMKSGKDLSDLKWVYEHLPYAGELYLGHLRYGTFGNNSIDFVHPVMRQNNWKSRTLVLAGNFNLTNTDELFQKLIDLGQHPKNYTDTVTALEKVGHFLDEENQFRFRQYKNEGFSNREISPLIEKTLDVQSILENASKDWDGGYAMAGLIGHGDAFVARDPWGIRPAHYYIDDEIVVVASERPVIQTVMNVKGSDVHQIKPGEALIIKKDGSVSNHIVRVPHKRKSCSFERIYFSRGSDKDIYQERKALGHLLAPQILKEINYDIKNTVFSYIPNTAETAFYGMMQGIRDHLMIWKKEQIRAKNGSISEEDLENIISLEPRVEKIAIKDAKLRTFIADDASRDDLVAHVYDVTYGVVKENTDTLVIIDDSIVRGTTLKNSILKILDRLNPKRIIVISSAPQIRYPDCYGIDMAVLGKFIAFNAVIELLKDHNKEQLIDEVYNKCKAQQNLPKEEIVNYVKEIYRQFTPEQISKKIADLLKPEGCKAEVDIVYQSIENLHKACPNDTGDWYFSGDYPTPGGNKVVNTSFINYVEGFEGRAY
- a CDS encoding carboxymuconolactone decarboxylase family protein, whose amino-acid sequence is MNSVSFTKPKTVYYSTIHYFHNIMSDLINDFREYREKMNEKILGSGNKVMKRIYGVDTLAYQEGALSTQTKEMLGLVSSMVLRCDDCIKYHLEKCHELGLTTDEIFEVFSIANLVGGTIVIPHTRRAVEYWEALNEKAGINAKS
- a CDS encoding VIT1/CCC1 transporter family protein, with product MERKPLSPEVRKQIIIAQRTEITEYHVYKRLAGIVKDKENSAVLSKIADDELRHYKIWEKYSGREVSPSKWGIRKFYWIARLFGITFGIKLLEKAEERAQVNYHEIGREIPEAIAIGKEETEHENKLIAMIHEEKLEYIGSIVLGLNDALVEILGTLAGLTFALQNTKLVALAGIIAGIAGALSMSSSEYLSNKSEGNHDGALKSAFFTGIAYFVAVVFLVVPYLIFTSPFVALIVAVIDSILVVFFYSYYISIANDQPFRKRFTEMVVLSTVVGLISFGLGYLVRVLFGIDV
- a CDS encoding alkaline phosphatase; this encodes MKRILVFAFALAVSTASFAQENYKTITKEDSLRTYHGNISYPVKTYPDAPKTKKPKNIIFMIGDGMGTAQIYAGLTANHGHLFLDNFKHVGFSKTRSASDYITDSAAGGTALSSGYRTYNGAIGVDTDTVAHKTMLEIAEDKGKATGLVSTSAITHATPASFIAHQPSRNMYEAIAGDFLKTDIDVFIGGGYKHFTDRKDGKDLTVDLKKKGYTVLQDMNDIEKVKSGKLAGLTAAEHNPVASKRGDMLPRATETALNILSKNKKGFFIMVEGSQIDWGGHQNNTNYVVEEMLDFDQAIGKALEFAAKDGETLIVITADHETGGMAITGGDMETGMVQGSFIYGHHTGVMVPVFAFGPGADEFTGIMKNEDIGKKLIQLVSGNE
- a CDS encoding NifB/NifX family molybdenum-iron cluster-binding protein; the protein is MIAISATDKKLTASMDIRFGRSPYFLLTDGVVTRFISNPFCQDDDDVAPRVVELLSKQEVSKIVTGEIGPKAKASLDKNRIQVIMLTEDKISLQHVLKKMNMSK
- a CDS encoding histidine kinase N-terminal 7TM domain-containing protein, with the protein product MPHEIGNYLITPLGIFLLVSGAAGIFLALYISKFKQSPGIGYLAMLQLSTAIWTIFYFLEYSAIKLDDRLFWSKLSYIGIAFIPVWFYLFSVNFESRQKKVSQKLALPLIFVSSIFIGIVFTNDYHHMHWQSAKIDSEFQTTIYQYGPFFWLIFVYIYGFLIASIINILNLIRRYSAQIHSAVWLMILACLIPVLGNIMYVFKLNPVPGFDWTPTCFFATGSILAYINIRFGLIDLIPFARQKLIDVMDDGFLLIDINYRVADINQSLLNRISRSREEVLGKHLTEVFPGREELIDQIALSEQVSRIEITTLLSPDKKHLDMRATPIFDKYNVMSGQVVIFRDITTLKNHETTILKTNSQLKQEITEKEKLIGDLDNFANTVAHDLKNTIGVVVSLSEMIEQEIAEKNYGAVADLNKLVFGSASKTLYIMEELLTMSTIRQQDITKQTVDMNSVVEESITRLSSLIESSQTTIVKPDHWPSTQAIPSWIEEVWVNFISNAVKYGGAPPVIKMGAEQLYSENKVKYWIKDNGNGLSTDDQAKLFTKFTRLEASRAHGTGLGLSIVKRIIEKLDGEVGVFSDAIPGEGCLFYFILPGN
- a CDS encoding AlbA family DNA-binding domain-containing protein, with protein sequence MSTKLKKMILEGEHQTQDFKYCISDSRKIARSLVAFANTDGGRLLIGVKDNGNIAGVRSEEEYYMIESAATIYSKPPIKFSSQQHFIDNKVVLEIIVESSTDKPHFAKDENDKWWAYYRLKDENKLANKVMIEVWKKQRSPEGIFINYSDDERFLLDYLSRNESISHSAFSRKARITYIDAEKILSDFIVLGILQPVFGEQQIRYALADDFDRESWDRQESA
- a CDS encoding manganese efflux pump MntP; its protein translation is MFYTTIIILAMGLSVDSFAVSVTSGLSLPKIRFFEAVKLAFLMALFQAAMPVIGWFLEASVRNYIEPVDHWIAFGLLGLLGGKMIIENLRIKEEKKFLDPMIFRVALMLAFATSIDAMAVGFSLAMIMEKLTPIVLIIGSITFIASMLGILIGKKTGPKVSKYAEITGGIILIAIGLKILLEHLQAS